The genomic interval CCGATGATCCCGAGGATGATCGCGACGAGACCGAGCACGGCGCCCCAAGTGGCCATCTTGCGACGCGGCTTGCCCTTCTTTCGCCCGATCAAGCCGAAGATCAGGGCCAGCCCGCCGAGGATGAACGCGAGGAAGAAGAACAGCGGAATCAGCCCGACGACCGCGCCGATGATCCCCAGCACCAGCGCGGCGACGGCCAGACCGTTGCCGCCCGTCGACCCGTCCGCAGCCGGGGGCGGAGACGGCACAGCGGCCGAGGCCGGCGGGGGCGGAAGCGTCGATTCTGTCGGGGGCGGCGGGAGGTAGTCCGGGTGGGACTCGGGCGGATACCACTGCCCATCCGACGCCTGCCACCAACCCTCGCCCTGTGATGTGTCGCTCACGCCTCGCCCTCCTCGAAGAAGTCATCGCGGGCGGCGAGGCGGTCTTCGCGGGAACGGCCACGGAACTCGGTGACCCGGTCCGCGACCAGCGAGAACGCCAGGTCGATGCCCTCGGCCGAAGCGTCCCAGTTCGCCGTCGAGCCTCCGGCCAGACCGATCGCACCGCCCGCGGACATCGCGTCCTGGTTGGCAGCGAGGAACGCGAACGTCCAACCCCGGTCTCTCAGTTCTGTGATCCGCTCGAAAACCTGTTCACGGGTGTAGTCCGACGACGAGTTCTCGAGACCGTCGGTGATCACCACAACCAGCGGGTCGACCTCGCCGTCGGCTGCGGCCAGTCGCTTCTCCGCGTAGACGAGTGCGTTCCCGAGCGCGTCGTAGAGAGGGGTGCCACCACGCGGCTCGTAGGTCGCGGTGGTGAGCCCGACGCACTCGGCGACGGGCAGATCGTCGATTACCACCTCGAAGGGGTCCTCGGAGTCGAACTGCACCAGCGTCAGCCGGCACTTCCCCGCCGACGCGGCCTGATCCGACAGGAACCCGTTGAAGCCGGCGATCACCTCGTGGGTGATCGCGGCCATCGAACCCGACCGGTCCAGGACCACCGTCACATCCGTGGCCGTCACCGCATTCGTCTCGTCACTCATCGCCGCCTCCTGCGTCGTCATCCGTCGCAGCCCTGTACGGGGCGGCTGTGACGGTTTCGACGGCGGGATCGACCGATGCTCCTCTGGCGTGTATTCGGTCAAGCGGCGTGGAGCCACTGGTGGTAGCGGTGAGCGAGGTCGGTGTCATGGGTGAGACCTCGTTCGAGGCGTGAGATGGCGATGGAAGTCCCCCGGGTTGACGGACAGCGACTCTGAGGCGACCGTGGTCGTCTCGGGAAGGAAGTCCAGATGCCCCGTCCACACCCGCCTGAGTTCCGTCATCGCGCGGTCGAGTTGGCCCGGCTCCGTGAGAAGCCGGTCGCGCAGATAGCGGAGGATCTCGGGATCTCTGACAGCTGCCTGCGCGGCTGGATGAAGCAAGCCGACATCGATGAAGGCCGAAGGGCCGATGGCCTGTCGACCGCTGAGCGAGAGGAGCTCGTGAAGCTGCGCCGGGAGTTGAAGGTCGCCAGGCTCGAGAACGAGATCCTCAAGCGCGCGGCCGCGTACTTCGCTGCGGAGAACGTCCTCCCAAAATGACCTACACCTTCATCGCCGAGCGTTGCTCGGACCTGCCCATCTCGACGTGCTGTCGGGTGATGGGGGTGTCAACGTCGGGCTTCTATCAACGACGGCGCCAGCCGGTCAGCGACGCCGAACTCGCCGAGGCGTGGGCGGCGAACGAGGTGTTCGACATCTGGAAGATGTCCCGGCACTCCTATGGGGCGCCCCGAGTCCGCAACGAGCTGCGCTTGGGTCGTGGAGTGCGTCGCTCCAAGACCACCTGTGAGCGCCTGATGCGGGTGTGTGGGGCTGTTGGCATCCATTACCCGGCCAAGCGCGGCAAGAACGGCTGCACCCGCCGCGACGGCACCGACCCGAACCCGGACCTGGTCAATCGGTCCTTCGATCCCGACGGACCCGATCGGCTCTGGGTGATGGACGTCACCGAACACCCCACCGACGAAGGCAAGGTCTACCTCGCGGCGGTCATCGACGCTTGGTCACGGCGTGTCATCGGCTGGTCGATCGCTGATCACATCCGCGCCGAGCTCGTCGCCGACGCCCTGCAGATGGCGACCTGGCGGCGCCGGCCGCTCGAGGGCCACACGATCGCACATTCCGATCACGGCTCGGTCTACACCTCATGGCTGTTCGGCCACAGACTCCGATCAGCCGGGATCTTGGGCTCGATGGGATCGATCGGCGACGCCTACGACAACAGCGTCGCCGAGGCCTTCTTCTCCAGCCTGCAGCGCGAGCTGCTCGACCAACACCACTGGACCACCCGTGACCAGCTCGCCGCAGCGATCTTCGAATGGATCGAAGCCTGGTACAACCCGCAGCGCCGCCACAGCTACAACAACGGGCTCAGCCCCCTCGACCACGAGACCGCACACGCGGCATGATCACCCCACACCCACCCCGTCCGTGAAACCGGGGGACTTCCACGATGGGCCAGCTGTTCATGGCGGTGGCAGCCTGCTCCAGGGTCTGGTTGTTGGCGTGGCGGGCGGCTCGGAGGTCGGCGCCGGTGATGACGGTGTGGTCGTTGACGAGCAGCGAGTGGATCTCTCGGGCGACGTAGCGTTGCAGGCAGCGGATGATCTCCTTTTTGGTCTTGCCTTCGGCGGTGCGTCGGGTGACGTAGGCGCGGGTGCGTTCGCAAGCGGTGAGGCGGACGATCACGATCCGCCACAAGGCGTTGTTCGCTTGTCGGTTGCCGCCACGGTTGAGCCTGTGGCGGGTGATCCGCCCTGACGACGCCTCGATGGGAGCTGCGCCGCAGAGCGCGGCGAAGGCGGCCTCGGAGTGCATCCGTTCGGGGTTGTCGCCGGCGACGACGAGCAGCGTGGCGGCGACTTCGGGTCCGACGCCTTTGGCGCCGAGCAGCGCAGGGTTGATCTGGGCGCATTGGCCGGCGATCACCTCGTCGAGATCGGCGATCTCGCAACTGAGGGCCTGGCAGCGGCGCGCCAGGTGCCGCAGGGCGAGCTTGGTCCCTTGGGTGACATCGGCGGGGTCGCCGGGCCGGAACCGGGCACAGATATCGGAGCGATCCGACGCCGAGAGCGGTTCGAGGCGGCCGCGGAGCTCGTCGGGGGCGGTCAAGATCAGGTCCCGGATCTGCAACGTGGCCTGGGTGCGGGCTTTCACCGCGGAGCGGCGGGCGATCCGCAACGCGCGCAGGGCCTCGACCTGGCCGTCACCGGACTTGGGGACCGCGGCCGCGTCGCCGTTCAACGCCGCTCGCGCGGCAGCCTCAGCATCGACGGTGTCGGACTTGCCGCGCCGACGCCGAAGTTGGCGGTCGGGCCGGTTCACCTCGACCACCTCCACGTCCTCGCCGGCCAGGAACCGGGCCAACCCCGCCCCATAGGCGCCGGTGCCCTCGACACCGACCCGAACGAGGCGTCCGTGACGTCGCATCCAGCCCAGCAGCTGTCGATACCCCCCGGTGGTCGTCGGGAACGACGCCGTGGCCAGGATCCGGCCGATCTCGTCAACAACCGCGGCGACATGGGCTTCGAGGTGCGTGTCCACACCCCCGACGACATCGGGATCGTTGTCAGCCATGATGGTGTTCTGCCTTCCTGTCTCGCTGATGGGTCTGGCACCACCGGCCGGGCCGGACGGACAAGACATCGACTGGGAACCACCAAGCTCCTATGAGGTCACGTCCGCTCCGACCGGTCGGTGCGCGAACGACACGACCGGGCCACAGGCCGACAAATCAGCCACAAGGCACACGGGCCAGTCACACCGAGGGTCAGACCCGCGGCCCAGCCGCATCCCACGCATCCTCCCGAACCCCAACGGGACACGGATGGATCCTTCGATGTCACACCCGACGCCTACGGTCTGGTTGCGTGGCCTACAGATCCTCCGTTGCGCTCACTCGGTGGCTCGGCGATCGCCGCGCCGCGATCGACACAGTCGCGATCGCCCACGCGGCGACCGGCGAGGTCGACGGACCGGGACGCCCGCTCGAGATCGGGCGCCCGCTCGCACATGCCTACATTCTCCGGGTCGTCGCCGAGTTCCAGGCGTTCGCTCGCGACCTACACGACCTCGCCGCGGAAAAGAGTGTCGAGATGGCCGGGGTGACCACCGGCTACCAGGCGCTGCTCGTCACCGCTGCGACCGAGGGTCGATCGATCGACCGGAGCAATGCTGACCTGCGGAGCCTCACGAACGACTTCAGACGCCTCGGACTAACCGGGCTGAAGGGCAAGCTCGCAACTCGCGATCGTTTCTGGGAGACGACGGCTTCACGACGGGGTGACGCGGCTCGCTACGCGGACCTCATCCAGCTACGGAACTGTCTCGCACATGGGAACCAGACGCAGCTCGACCTACTCCGACACGCAGGGGTCACGGACACGGTCACATGGTGCCGAAATCGCCTTCCCGGCCTCGATCGAACCGCGAGGGCGCTCGACCGCGTGGTGTGGGAACATCTCAAGGCAACGTTTTCGCGGGAGCCGTGGTGAACCCGATGGTCGACAAGCTCGAGGTTGGCAACGAAGTCCGAGTCCCCTGGGGGTCCGACCGCTCTGTCGCTGCGACGATTCTCGAGGTCTGGGGAGACCCGCCCCAGCACGTCCGCGTCATGCTTCACCTGGACGGGAGCGACGAGGGCGAGGAGC from Acidimicrobiales bacterium carries:
- a CDS encoding IS3 family transposase, encoding MTYTFIAERCSDLPISTCCRVMGVSTSGFYQRRRQPVSDAELAEAWAANEVFDIWKMSRHSYGAPRVRNELRLGRGVRRSKTTCERLMRVCGAVGIHYPAKRGKNGCTRRDGTDPNPDLVNRSFDPDGPDRLWVMDVTEHPTDEGKVYLAAVIDAWSRRVIGWSIADHIRAELVADALQMATWRRRPLEGHTIAHSDHGSVYTSWLFGHRLRSAGILGSMGSIGDAYDNSVAEAFFSSLQRELLDQHHWTTRDQLAAAIFEWIEAWYNPQRRHSYNNGLSPLDHETAHAA
- a CDS encoding transposase is translated as MPRPHPPEFRHRAVELARLREKPVAQIAEDLGISDSCLRGWMKQADIDEGRRADGLSTAEREELVKLRRELKVARLENEILKRAAAYFAAENVLPK
- a CDS encoding FxLYD domain-containing protein, coding for MSDTSQGEGWWQASDGQWYPPESHPDYLPPPPTESTLPPPPASAAVPSPPPAADGSTGGNGLAVAALVLGIIGAVVGLIPLFFFLAFILGGLALIFGLIGRKKGKPRRKMATWGAVLGLVAIILGIIGVAIVDDVFDDLDEAFSNDIVDDGDVDVIVETCGPSSFGAEATGTITNTSGKQQGFRVGVDFVDGGVLVGEGLEFVDGLAPGRTARWSASVFDDVSPSVACDVEVRYSIFDE
- a CDS encoding VWA domain-containing protein is translated as MSDETNAVTATDVTVVLDRSGSMAAITHEVIAGFNGFLSDQAASAGKCRLTLVQFDSEDPFEVVIDDLPVAECVGLTTATYEPRGGTPLYDALGNALVYAEKRLAAADGEVDPLVVVITDGLENSSSDYTREQVFERITELRDRGWTFAFLAANQDAMSAGGAIGLAGGSTANWDASAEGIDLAFSLVADRVTEFRGRSREDRLAARDDFFEEGEA